The genomic interval GGAGATGAGACCCTGATGAGGCTGCTTCTGTGAGAGGAGGCAGGCTGAGTCCTGCCCACCCTGGCTCTTGCCACATCTACCAACCTCCAACATAGCCTTTAATTCCAGGATCCGCGATTCAATCTCATGCTGCTGGCTCTCCCCAGATGCTGCAAGGGCTGGCTCTCCTTGCTCCTGAAATAAGAGGCTCTGAGCACATTTCAACTCTGACCTTTCGTCCCTGAAATTCAGGCCTAAAATGAAACCACAGGATGTGGAGGGATCTTGTTCTGAGGCAAATTTCCTGACTCCTTTGCAGGAACCCTCTCTACTCCAGGAGCTTTCAACATCACCACCAAATTGTTCTCACCGACTGAGCCCTCTGAGCCTGGgtcagaattcttttttcttccagaaggAGATTAAAGATCATCTCAGCCAATTGGGTAGCGCCCTGGGGAAAGGCCTGCagtaggaaaagagaaaggattgATTTAACTCAACTGCCATCAATGAACTACCACCTCAGGCCCTCCCCACCAGTGACCTCAGTATTCTCCCCTTCTTCGGGGTCCCAAGCCCTACCCCTTTTCACCACTGGTCCCCCAAACCCTAGCCTCTTTCCGAAAGGGTCATCTAGACTATGTCCTTCTCTCTGCCAGTGATCTCCCAAGTCCAGACTCTGTCCCATTTTCCCCAGATCTTCCCCTGTCCTTTGAACTTCCAGGTCCTGTTCCATGTTCCATACCCTAAACGTACTCCTCTACACTCAGCTCCCATTCCTACTTTGTTATTCCTGGCTCCTCCAAGTACCTGAATGTCCCGATAGAATTTTCGCAAGTTGTGCTGTAGCAACAAACACTCAGGGTCCTGGCTGCAGCGGCTACACTCATAGTTCAGTTGGTCCAAGAAGTGGAAGAACAGCATATTAGCCTTGGCCTCATCATTGCCCAGTGCAGCTTCCTGCCTAGTGACCAGGAAGGACAAGGATTAGTATCTCTGCAGGGCTGCTACTATCTTGAGGCCTTCCAACCCCTTCCTGCCCTTGGTATCTCCAGGATCCTGGGGGgtcagaagaaagaaatcattttcCTCATCCCCCCAACTTCCTGAAGGCCTCACCAGTTCTGATCTTCAATCCAGACAGCCAAGTACTGTCGAATGTCCACCGGCAGGAGGCTATTTGAATAGAGCTGGTGCAGCTGATCCTGAAATGGGCTGTCAAGATTCTGTAGCATCTCCCACTGCGCCATTTGGGGTCTGAGCCTGAAGGATGCAGGTTCCCAATTGGAAATTTTCCTGGACTAAACCATCCACAGTCTTGTGattgtttattattaaaaatttttttaaatgtttaattatacaggtaagaaaaaatacagaaaaaaagtaaagtctaGATTGACCCCACTCCCAATCTTGgtcccttttcctcctctccagAAGTAAACAATATTATCAGTTTGGCACATATTCTTCCAGGGAGTACTATTTAAGAGCTCCAATATGTAGgcctttttgtttcaatggtaattTTCAAACACACAACAAAGCAGAGTGAGTAGTACAAGGATCATCCATGTACCCGTCATCCAGCTTCAACAAACGTGTATGATATTTCCGCAATCTCATTTCATCTATCTCCcccaatgaatttattttaaatttatttgtttgtgtttgtatTCACTTATGCTGGAGCATTTAAAGGTCAgtcttaagtatttaaaaaaaggtttttttattatttatttatttttggccacgccgcacggcatgcaggattttagttcccccaccagggattgaacccactgcagtggaagcgtggagtcttaaccactagaccgccagggaagtcccagtcttaAGTATTTATTTCAGCATTATCCCGGCTGGCCCCAAAGCTTTATCAGAGGCTGAAACTCCTTGGAGATAAACTGCTCTCCATGTTGGAAAGAGGAGCTCCGTTCTCTAAAAGATGTTTAAGATACTTAAATACTGTGTAAGGGGTCACTCAATCCCTAAGATTGTGACACTTTTATGACCTCTGTCAATCTCTGATTCTTCATGTGGATTATTAAGTTTGTGAGAAAATTCACTCAAAACTTGTTTTTGCCTGTCACCAAGCAGGCTGGGTGGAGACCTTCTCCCTACCTTTCCCCGCCCACTGCCATCTGTCTGTTTAGGAAACCAAACCTTCTTGCAGCCTGAGCCtaacaaaaaagaattaacaccCACTTCTATGGTCTAAAAAAAGGTCACATGATTTTATTACAAATCAAATGCTTGGGGTGGGAAAGATTCTTTTCCACCAGTATGAATAATCATGAGCTGCCTTTCTACCTCTGGGAAGTAGGAACAGGGGAAGGAAAGAATTGGGCAGGGGCTCCTACTTTTCACTTTAACCCTTTAGTAGTGCTTGACTTTTTACACTATGtacttgtattccttttaaaaaacaaacgacGAGGCCCCAGTTCCTAAGGAACTAACTGGCTGGTATTAATAAAGCAAGGCGGCAAGTAAACCCTGAggtttaaatatgaaaaacaaaaccaaaaaacctggcCTTCTTAAATAGATTGCAAGCACAGAGGTTAAGGACTGTAAACTCCTTTTTTCTCCAGTTATCCAACACTCTTTTAGGCGCGTATTTTGTGCTCAATAAGCTTTTCTGAAAagaactctatttttttctttctttttttggtaaggaTCAAAAATAACAGACCGGAAGGTAAAAGCGTTGGCCAAGACACTGAACCAATGCAACAATGCCAGGTTTCGGGTCTTGGAAGTTGCAGGGGTGTTtctggagggtgggggggggcgttACGGTTGGGGACTTAGGTTGGACAGGAGGATGAAGCAGGCGACAGCTCCTGTTTCAACCTGGGGACAGAGTCTGACCCCTCCGGGGCGTACCCCCCAGGGCCTGCCTGCCCTCTCAGGGAGAAACTCGCGCCTCCACCCACACCCCCGCCCGCCTTCTCAGGGCCGGTACCTGGTTAGAGTCTCAGCCCCCGCTCCCTCCAGTAGCTCTGGTCCAGGCTTCCGGTCCCCAGAGAGAGCTCCGGCACCAGAGCCTCCCGCGCCGCCCTCGGCTTCGGCCCGCCTCTCGAACCCGCCCCCTTGCCACAGGCTTGAGTGAGCGGCTGAACCCCGGAACTCGCCATTCCCATAGAGGCGCCCCGACACTGGCTGCCATTCAGCCAACCTCTTCCCCAGGCTGTGAGTTCTATTGGCGCCACCACAACTCCTCCTTCTCCGCGAGGCGGGACAAGAGGATCCGAAACCACACCTCTAGCTGCAGCGATTGGTAGGAAAGCTCAAGTAAGCCCTGCCCCGTGTCTGCGGAGGGAGGAGTCCAATGAACAGAATAGCTCGGGACTAAAACAGCTGATTTCCGAGAACCCGCACCTACGCAGCGGAACCGAGACTGGCTTAGGACCTTGGAGGCGCTAAGCTAACAAGCGAGGCGGAATTTCGACATATTGGGACAGGAAGGGGAGGGCTtaagtaataacaacaacaacaaaaacaacaaaagcctATTTATTGTTGGTACCGTGCTAAGCATTAGGACAGCGTACCGTTTTTAATTTCCACGAAACCCAATGAGATGCAAATCACTAttctttagaaatttaaaaaactgagtttGGAGAAAGAAGGTACTAGTCAATGGTCGCTGAAGCTCTAACAAGTGGAGCCTAGATTCAAAGCCAAATCCTCTGATTCCAAACCACGAACTTTAAAATTTCTACATTTTACAGTACTGCCTTCCTCcctgataaaaaaaaatcagagatttgGATTTTGAACATACATATACTACTTGTCAGAATATTAGATCTAGTCGTCATgtttaccatctttttttttttttttggctgcactgctctggcatgcaggatcttagtttccccaccagggatcaaacccgcaccccctgcagtggaagcgtggattcttaaccactggaccgccagggaagtcccaccacctTCTTttataattgattgattgattgattgattgctgcgcAGCTtacggggatcttagttccccgaccagggattgaacccggccccTTTAGCAGTGAaagagtggagtcctaaccactggacagccaaggAGTTCCCTACCACCTTCTTTTATATCTCAGTACTATTCCCATCCCTAGGATCTAAGCCATAGTCATAGAGTAAGGTCCACTGCCAGTAAGGAACTGAACTTACTACTTCTGATACCAAAGGGGCCATGGTAGTTGTTTCTTCCAGGTGACCCAATTTGAGGTGACCCCCAAGACCTCCTTGCTGGTCTCTGGTGGAGGGCTGTTCACCTCTCTCTCATTATAATACTGGATCACCTGCTGAACCCCAGCTTTCACTATAGGTTTAAGTGCAGTACTGATCATTAGTCCCGCGGGCCCCCCTGACGCTCCAGCCATGGCCATCAGAAGGTCATAACCCAGATCTATGACCCCGTCTCGGCCTCGTTCCTTGGCCTTGTCCGAGCAGTTCTGAACAGCATAATACAATGCTGTGCCCAGGTTGTAGAAGGTTCCCACTCCTGGCAGCAGCTGGACTACATTGTGCACGCTCTGCTCCTGCTCCTGCTCGCAGTCCTTGACGGAGAGGGATCGTCgggccctctctgggcctgggtGCTCCCTGGCCAACAGCTGCAGAGCAGAGGCCAGGGCATCCACTGACACTCCCGTCCCTGTGCTTCTGCTTTTCTCGAGCTCTTGAAGATGTCTGATGAGGATCTGTGTAGCCTTTACACCCCCCTGGCGGTAGAGCTGAAGCTGCAGGACCCGTACATCAGCTTGACAGCCAGCTTTCTCCAAGGCAATCA from Balaenoptera ricei isolate mBalRic1 chromosome 10, mBalRic1.hap2, whole genome shotgun sequence carries:
- the APOF gene encoding LOW QUALITY PROTEIN: apolipoprotein F (The sequence of the model RefSeq protein was modified relative to this genomic sequence to represent the inferred CDS: inserted 1 base in 1 codon), coding for MRGLRLIMVPVELLLCCFLLHTVDAISYGNQTNVLVHLRSSLGSWLPSSAPLSCRTLLPKSLPGFTHMALLPKFLVGLPLMIALEKAGCQADVRVLQLQLYRQGGVKATQILIRHLQELEKSRSTGTGVSVDALASALQLLAREHPGPERARRSLSVKDCEQEQEQSVHNVVQLLPGVGTFYNLGTALYYAVQNCSDKAKERGRDGVIDLGYDLLMAMAGASGGPAGLMISTALKPIVKAGVQQVIQYYNEREVNSPPPETSKEVLGVTSXLGHLEETTTMAPLVSEVVSSVPYWQWTLLYDYGLDPRDGNSTEI